In the Streptomyces sp. cg36 genome, one interval contains:
- a CDS encoding isopenicillin N synthase family dioxygenase — protein sequence MDLIPTIDLTAPDPARIDRALRNAGFLLVTGHGIDPSLPAAIREAAGGFFRLPGPAKQPYAVKVGGRGWLGPGAEANGYAEGTASPPDLKESLSFAAEPPDGDAAADTEWFAPNVWPDETPGLPPLLADYLTAMRALSDRLLELLAVALARPVDFFTRHATHPTWGFNINWYPGADTVGAARPGQFRIGPHTDFGTVTVLDRQHGKGGLQVFTDRYGWQDAPYDPAALTVNIGDLMARWSDGRWKAGRHRVLPPPADIPAEELMSLVYFYECDPGTDVRGVDSHTYLRAQLDAITADRLDGPAV from the coding sequence GTGGACCTCATCCCCACCATCGACCTGACTGCCCCCGACCCCGCCCGGATCGACCGCGCTCTGCGGAACGCCGGGTTCTTGCTGGTCACGGGCCATGGCATCGACCCGTCGCTGCCGGCCGCGATCCGCGAAGCCGCCGGTGGCTTCTTCCGCCTCCCCGGCCCGGCCAAGCAGCCGTACGCCGTGAAGGTGGGCGGACGCGGCTGGCTGGGCCCGGGTGCCGAGGCCAATGGGTACGCCGAGGGCACCGCGAGTCCGCCGGACCTGAAGGAATCGCTGTCATTCGCCGCCGAACCCCCTGACGGGGACGCCGCTGCCGACACGGAGTGGTTCGCGCCCAACGTCTGGCCCGACGAGACCCCTGGCCTCCCACCGCTGCTGGCGGACTACCTCACCGCGATGCGGGCGCTCAGCGACCGTCTGCTGGAGCTCCTGGCCGTGGCCCTCGCCCGGCCCGTGGACTTCTTCACCCGGCACGCCACCCACCCCACCTGGGGATTCAACATCAACTGGTACCCCGGCGCCGATACGGTCGGGGCCGCCCGGCCGGGCCAGTTCCGGATCGGGCCGCACACCGACTTCGGCACGGTCACGGTCCTGGACCGGCAGCACGGCAAGGGCGGGCTCCAGGTGTTCACGGACCGATACGGCTGGCAGGACGCCCCCTACGACCCGGCCGCACTGACCGTCAACATCGGCGATCTGATGGCCCGTTGGTCCGACGGACGCTGGAAGGCGGGCCGCCACCGGGTGCTGCCGCCGCCCGCGGACATCCCGGCGGAGGAGCTGATGTCGCTGGTCTACTTCTACGAGTGCGACCCGGGCACCGACGTCCGGGGCGTCGATTCCCACACCTATCTGCGGGCCCAACTGGACGCGATCACCGCTGACCGACTGGACGGTCCCGCTGTCTGA
- a CDS encoding thioredoxin family protein codes for MTDPTGLIAAVAVLAAATVFGLVRARRDGRLHRGRSAAIQLSSQELGAPLGDRATLVQFSTALCAVCPSTRRLLADVAAGTPGVRLVDIDAEVRLDLVRRVEVMRTPTVLVLDRAGRVVRRASGPPTRADVTAAVELAAAD; via the coding sequence GTGACCGATCCGACCGGACTGATCGCGGCCGTCGCCGTGCTGGCCGCCGCCACCGTCTTCGGGCTGGTCCGCGCCCGTCGCGACGGCAGGTTGCACCGCGGCAGGAGCGCCGCGATCCAGCTGTCCTCGCAGGAGCTCGGCGCACCGCTCGGTGATCGGGCGACGCTGGTGCAGTTCTCGACGGCACTCTGCGCGGTCTGCCCGAGCACGCGGCGCCTGCTGGCCGACGTGGCAGCCGGGACACCGGGTGTGCGTCTGGTGGACATCGATGCCGAGGTGCGGCTCGATCTCGTCCGCCGCGTCGAGGTGATGCGCACACCGACGGTGCTCGTCCTGGACCGCGCAGGCCGCGTCGTGCGCCGCGCCTCCGGGCCGCCGACCCGGGCCGACGTGACGGCGGCGGTGGAGCTGGCCGCGGCGGACTGA
- a CDS encoding aquaporin, whose translation MTATEPVGAAPAGAVIPADAPQPSPGATPPRAPLVSRAAAEFIGTAALVAVVVGSGIQATELSRDVGLQLLANSLATVFGLGVLITLLGPVSGAHFNPAVTLAEWWSARRGGAGVGAREVAVYVPAQISGAVAGAVLADAMFGEPLVKWSTHDRSAGHLLLGEVVATAGLILLVFGLARTDRLRFAPAAVASYIGAAYWFTSSTSFANPAVTIGRAFTDTFAGIEPASVPGFVCAQLAGAVVGLALVAVVFLRPGTGSEEPTV comes from the coding sequence TTGACCGCCACCGAGCCCGTCGGTGCCGCCCCTGCGGGGGCCGTCATACCCGCCGACGCGCCCCAGCCGTCCCCCGGCGCCACCCCGCCCCGCGCCCCGCTCGTCTCCCGGGCCGCCGCCGAGTTCATCGGCACGGCGGCCCTGGTGGCGGTCGTCGTCGGTTCGGGCATCCAGGCCACCGAACTCAGCCGGGACGTCGGCCTTCAGCTCCTGGCCAACTCGCTCGCCACGGTCTTCGGCCTCGGCGTGCTGATCACTCTCCTCGGCCCCGTCTCCGGCGCCCACTTCAACCCCGCCGTCACCCTGGCCGAGTGGTGGTCCGCCCGGCGCGGCGGCGCCGGGGTCGGCGCCCGCGAGGTGGCGGTGTACGTGCCCGCGCAGATCTCCGGGGCCGTGGCGGGCGCCGTCCTGGCGGACGCGATGTTCGGTGAGCCGCTGGTGAAGTGGTCCACGCACGACCGCTCGGCCGGACATCTGCTGCTGGGCGAGGTGGTGGCCACGGCCGGGCTGATCCTGCTGGTCTTCGGCTTGGCCCGCACCGACCGCCTCCGCTTCGCCCCGGCCGCGGTGGCCTCGTACATCGGCGCCGCCTACTGGTTCACCTCGTCGACCTCGTTCGCCAACCCAGCGGTGACGATCGGCCGCGCCTTCACGGACACCTTCGCGGGCATCGAGCCGGCCTCGGTTCCGGGGTTCGTCTGTGCCCAGCTGGCCGGAGCCGTGGTGGGTCTGGCGCTGGTGGCGGTCGTCTTCCTCCGCCCGGGGACCGGCAGCGAGGAGCCGACCGTATGA
- a CDS encoding isocitrate lyase/phosphoenolpyruvate mutase family protein — translation MSDQAARAQVFGQLHETGVFVLANAWDAGSARLLTGVGFPALGTTSGGLAFARARRDGDNLLSRDEVLANAAEITDATRLPVSVDLESGYGETPEDVAETIRLAARAGAVGGSIEDATGLKDRPIRALDEAVDRVAAAVAAARALPFPFVLTARAENFLYGRPDLADTIARLQAFEAAGADVLYAPGLPDAEAIRAVCSSVGKPVNVLAGPAVESVKRLAELGVRRVSLGSALTRAALGKVLEAAAETATEGTFGFLASTPSYDRINSLLD, via the coding sequence ATGTCGGATCAGGCAGCGAGGGCACAGGTCTTCGGCCAGTTGCACGAGACGGGTGTGTTCGTGTTGGCGAACGCGTGGGACGCCGGTTCCGCGCGTCTGCTGACCGGGGTGGGGTTCCCGGCGCTGGGGACGACCAGCGGGGGACTGGCGTTCGCGCGCGCCCGGCGGGACGGGGACAACCTGCTGTCGAGGGACGAGGTGCTCGCCAACGCCGCCGAGATCACCGACGCCACGCGCCTGCCGGTCTCGGTCGACCTGGAGAGTGGTTACGGGGAGACCCCGGAGGACGTGGCCGAGACGATCCGTCTGGCGGCCCGGGCCGGGGCGGTCGGCGGTTCGATCGAGGACGCGACGGGCCTCAAGGACCGTCCGATCCGGGCTCTGGACGAGGCGGTGGACCGGGTCGCGGCAGCCGTGGCAGCCGCACGCGCGCTTCCCTTCCCCTTCGTCCTCACCGCACGGGCGGAGAACTTCCTGTACGGCCGACCCGACCTGGCCGACACGATCGCGCGGCTGCAGGCATTCGAGGCAGCCGGTGCGGACGTGCTGTACGCGCCGGGGCTGCCCGACGCGGAAGCGATCCGCGCCGTGTGCTCCTCGGTCGGCAAGCCCGTGAACGTGCTGGCCGGCCCCGCAGTCGAAAGTGTGAAGCGGCTGGCGGAGCTGGGCGTACGCCGGGTGAGCCTCGGCTCCGCGCTGACGCGGGCGGCGTTGGGCAAGGTGCTGGAGGCAGCCGCCGAGACGGCGACCGAGGGCACGTTCGGGTTCCTGGCGAGCACGCCCTCGTACGACCGGATCAACAGTCTGCTCGACTGA
- a CDS encoding PepSY-associated TM helix domain-containing protein has protein sequence MSSTIIDQERQRPVAPPTEAPAGRSRQAVRALLLRLHFYAGVFVAPFLLVAALTGLIYTFVPQLDQAVYGDRLRVEQVGDQVRPLSEQIAAARAAHPEGTLASVTTPAKPEDTTRVVLSVPELGDKQRTVFVDPYTAKVRGDLTTSWGATPLKTWLGDLHKNLQLGENGRLYSEVAASWLWVIVAGGLVLWIGRARGKRARSARGVLLPDRTARGVRRTRGFHAVTGLWLALGLFFLSATGLTWSHYSGDRFGQLLDAAKGHAPELDTQLPGARPAAVQEGGEHAGHLGHGGAAKSADPDPAAFDAALATARESGLGGTVQVTPAADASSAWVVAQKDDVWPVHYDQVAVDTAKGEVTAHTRWADYPLLAKFSKLGVQAHMGVLFGVANQIVLAIVALGLILVIIWGYRMWWQRRPTRTDRTARLGRAPARGAWRGLPLPVLLVGVAALAALGWALPVLGVTLLAFLVVDAAVGLVRRTRPAERNA, from the coding sequence ATGTCTTCAACCATCATCGATCAAGAGCGGCAAAGACCTGTCGCACCGCCGACGGAGGCGCCCGCAGGGCGCTCCCGCCAAGCCGTACGCGCCCTCCTGCTGCGGCTGCACTTCTACGCCGGGGTGTTCGTCGCCCCGTTCCTGCTCGTCGCCGCGCTCACCGGCCTGATCTACACCTTCGTCCCGCAGCTCGACCAGGCCGTCTACGGCGACCGGCTGCGCGTGGAACAGGTCGGCGACCAGGTACGTCCCCTGTCCGAGCAGATCGCCGCGGCACGCGCCGCACACCCGGAGGGCACCCTCGCCTCCGTCACCACCCCGGCCAAGCCGGAGGACACCACCCGCGTGGTGCTGTCCGTGCCCGAGCTGGGCGACAAACAGCGGACGGTCTTCGTCGACCCCTACACCGCGAAGGTGCGGGGCGACCTCACCACGTCGTGGGGTGCGACACCGCTGAAGACCTGGCTCGGCGACCTGCACAAGAACCTCCAGCTGGGTGAGAACGGCCGGCTCTACTCCGAGGTCGCCGCCAGCTGGCTCTGGGTGATCGTCGCGGGCGGCCTCGTCCTGTGGATCGGCCGCGCCCGCGGGAAACGCGCACGGTCCGCGCGCGGCGTCCTGCTGCCCGACCGCACCGCCCGAGGCGTACGGCGGACCCGCGGCTTCCACGCCGTGACCGGCCTGTGGCTCGCACTCGGCCTGTTCTTCCTCAGCGCCACCGGTCTGACCTGGTCCCACTACTCGGGCGACCGCTTCGGGCAGCTGCTCGACGCCGCCAAGGGCCATGCGCCGGAGCTCGACACCCAGCTGCCCGGCGCCCGGCCCGCGGCCGTGCAGGAGGGCGGCGAGCACGCGGGGCACCTCGGCCACGGAGGTGCCGCCAAGAGCGCCGACCCGGACCCGGCCGCCTTCGACGCGGCTCTCGCCACCGCCCGCGAGAGCGGGCTGGGAGGCACGGTCCAGGTGACGCCTGCCGCCGACGCCTCCAGTGCCTGGGTCGTCGCGCAGAAGGACGACGTCTGGCCGGTCCACTACGACCAGGTCGCCGTCGACACCGCCAAGGGCGAGGTCACCGCGCACACCCGATGGGCGGACTATCCGCTGCTGGCCAAGTTCAGCAAGCTCGGCGTCCAGGCGCACATGGGCGTGCTCTTCGGCGTCGCCAACCAGATCGTGCTGGCGATCGTGGCGCTCGGCCTCATCCTCGTGATCATCTGGGGCTACCGGATGTGGTGGCAGCGCCGCCCGACGCGTACGGACCGTACCGCCCGCCTCGGCAGAGCACCGGCCCGTGGCGCCTGGCGCGGCCTGCCGCTGCCCGTGCTCCTCGTGGGCGTCGCGGCGCTGGCCGCGCTGGGCTGGGCGCTGCCGGTCCTGGGGGTGACGCTGCTCGCCTTCCTGGTGGTGGACGCGGCCGTCGGTCTGGTACGCCGGACCCGCCCGGCCGAGCGGAACGCCTAG
- a CDS encoding ArsR/SmtB family transcription factor: MSNSGAVELPALNEPVAPCCPPLTERPLTAEEAERTATMFKALGDPVRLRLFSLVASHEGGEACVCDISDVGVSQPTVSHHLKKLKDAGLLGSERRGTWVYYRVEPAVLAAMGQLLTAAH, encoded by the coding sequence ATGTCGAATTCAGGTGCGGTGGAGCTGCCGGCCCTCAACGAGCCCGTCGCCCCGTGCTGCCCGCCGCTGACCGAACGGCCGCTGACGGCCGAAGAGGCCGAACGCACCGCGACGATGTTCAAGGCGCTCGGGGATCCCGTGCGGCTGCGGCTGTTCTCGCTGGTCGCCTCGCACGAGGGCGGCGAGGCGTGCGTGTGCGACATCTCCGACGTCGGCGTCTCGCAGCCGACCGTCTCCCACCACCTGAAGAAGCTCAAGGACGCTGGCCTGCTCGGCTCGGAGCGGCGTGGGACGTGGGTGTACTACCGGGTCGAGCCCGCAGTGCTGGCGGCGATGGGGCAGTTGCTGACCGCCGCGCACTGA
- a CDS encoding CU044_5270 family protein gives MTTHDQQELARLLPTPAERDLPPGRHRHHKELLLSAVDGDRSRARRRLMRPPVLLPLAASAVAAAVLVTVLPGAHPENDSAARIRVAAPGTAHGATALLDRLATVALAVHVGPVREDQYVYTRSKATITAHIKPVEAGPLKEREDWRSQDSRPTRDGGFFREDGKYLPIRNSEPTPAGINRPTYGWLASLPTDPDALYQRIRKETMPIKGLDFDQAVFDTFGNLLRDTVMPPRMQAAFYKAAAKIPGVVELADGADADGRHGLAIAREDHDRDQRTEWVFDKGNLTFLGQRTYLTKTGEWGEAGTLVWANAILERTVVDKPSQMP, from the coding sequence ATGACCACCCACGACCAGCAGGAGCTCGCCCGGCTGCTGCCCACCCCCGCCGAGCGGGATCTGCCTCCAGGCCGCCACCGCCACCACAAGGAACTGCTCCTGAGCGCCGTCGACGGTGACCGCTCCCGGGCGCGGCGCCGGCTCATGCGCCCGCCCGTCCTGCTGCCGCTCGCCGCGTCGGCCGTCGCGGCTGCCGTACTGGTCACCGTGTTGCCCGGGGCGCATCCCGAGAACGATTCCGCGGCACGGATCAGGGTGGCCGCACCCGGTACCGCACACGGGGCGACAGCGCTGCTGGACCGGCTCGCCACCGTGGCGCTCGCGGTCCACGTCGGGCCGGTGCGGGAGGACCAGTACGTCTACACCCGCAGCAAGGCCACCATCACGGCCCACATCAAGCCGGTCGAGGCGGGCCCGCTCAAGGAACGTGAGGACTGGAGGTCGCAGGATTCGCGCCCGACCAGGGACGGGGGTTTCTTCCGCGAGGACGGGAAATACCTGCCCATTCGCAACAGCGAGCCGACGCCGGCCGGCATCAACCGCCCCACCTACGGGTGGCTGGCCTCTCTGCCCACCGACCCCGACGCCCTCTACCAGCGCATCCGCAAGGAGACCATGCCCATCAAGGGCCTGGACTTCGATCAGGCCGTCTTCGACACCTTCGGCAATCTGCTGAGGGACACGGTGATGCCGCCCCGCATGCAGGCCGCCTTCTACAAGGCGGCGGCGAAGATCCCCGGCGTGGTGGAGCTGGCGGACGGCGCCGACGCGGACGGCCGCCACGGCCTCGCCATCGCACGCGAGGACCACGACCGCGACCAACGCACCGAATGGGTCTTCGACAAGGGGAACTTGACGTTTCTCGGCCAGCGCACCTACCTCACCAAGACCGGTGAATGGGGAGAGGCGGGAACCCTGGTCTGGGCCAACGCGATCCTGGAACGGACCGTCGTCGACAAGCCCAGCCAAATGCCCTGA
- a CDS encoding RNA polymerase sigma factor produces MRERIRAGDREAFAELYEEYSRGVYNHAFRLTGDWSTAEEVMSDTFLEAWRTRGKIEPHGGSLRPWLLGIATNKARNANRRVRRRIAFLARRPGTDEVVDFADASASRIDDSRELAAVRHALTLLRRPEREVLALCVWCGLDYAEAGEALGVPTGTVRSRLSRARVRLRKLTDEQLGTRSGDRRPVGATARPTAVPPALAIQEEAR; encoded by the coding sequence ATGCGCGAGCGCATACGAGCGGGTGACCGGGAGGCATTCGCCGAGCTCTACGAGGAGTATTCGCGGGGTGTCTACAACCATGCCTTCCGCCTGACCGGTGACTGGTCGACGGCCGAGGAAGTCATGTCCGACACCTTCCTGGAAGCCTGGCGCACACGGGGGAAGATCGAGCCGCACGGCGGATCCCTGCGGCCGTGGCTGCTGGGCATCGCCACCAACAAGGCGCGCAACGCCAACCGGCGGGTGCGCCGGCGCATCGCCTTCCTGGCCCGCCGGCCCGGAACCGACGAGGTCGTGGACTTCGCGGACGCGTCCGCGTCCCGCATCGACGACAGCCGCGAACTGGCCGCCGTACGCCACGCGTTGACGCTGCTGCGCCGCCCCGAGCGGGAGGTCCTGGCGCTGTGCGTGTGGTGCGGCCTGGACTACGCCGAGGCCGGAGAGGCTCTGGGCGTCCCCACGGGCACCGTGCGCTCCCGCCTCTCCCGTGCCCGCGTCCGACTGCGGAAGCTCACCGACGAACAGCTCGGCACACGTTCCGGGGACCGGCGGCCCGTCGGTGCGACGGCGCGGCCCACGGCCGTTCCACCGGCCCTGGCCATTCAGGAGGAGGCTCGATGA
- a CDS encoding ArsR/SmtB family transcription factor codes for MMTSVDTDLIRVLADPLRLQIVTLLARETLCTTHLVEETGAKQTNLSNHLKVLREAGVVETEPCGRFTYYRLRPDVIATLADQFADLAQRARLTAEANIKRSCP; via the coding sequence ATGATGACGTCAGTCGACACTGATCTGATCCGGGTTCTCGCCGACCCCCTCCGGCTCCAGATCGTGACCCTCCTCGCCCGCGAGACGCTGTGCACCACCCACCTCGTGGAGGAGACGGGCGCCAAGCAGACCAACCTGTCCAACCACCTGAAGGTCCTGCGCGAGGCCGGGGTCGTCGAGACGGAACCGTGCGGGCGGTTCACCTACTACCGGCTGCGCCCGGACGTCATCGCCACCCTCGCCGACCAGTTCGCCGACCTCGCCCAGCGCGCGCGACTCACCGCCGAAGCGAACATCAAACGATCCTGCCCCTAG
- a CDS encoding NAD(P)-binding domain-containing protein → MSESTPTALPTVVIGAGPIGLAAAAQLVERGITPLVLEAGPTAARAVREWSHVRLFSTWAELVDPAAEKLLAPTGWVKPDSASYPTGGDWAAQYLRPLADVLGDRVRYGSHVTGVSRTGRDRVVDADRAQQPFTVHITQADGREERLSARAVIDASGTWSTPAPLGGDGLPALGEHTAADRISYRVPDLKDPAVRVRYAGKRTAVIGSGASAFTALVSLAELAKEVPGTHAVWILRRGLSGSTFGGGAADQLPARGALGLAAKAAVDNGTADAVTGFRTAAVEPSGDRLVLIGEDGRRLDPVDEAIGLTGFRPDLTFVGELRLALDERLQAPVALAPLIDPNVHSCGTVYPHGVNELSHPEQDVYLVGMKSYGRAPTFLAMTGYEQVRSIAAALAGDQEAAERVELTLPETGVCGGAGLFDEPEAAASGGCCAAPAT, encoded by the coding sequence ATGAGCGAGAGCACCCCCACCGCCCTGCCGACCGTGGTCATCGGAGCCGGCCCGATCGGCCTGGCCGCCGCCGCCCAGCTCGTCGAGCGCGGCATCACCCCGCTCGTCCTGGAAGCGGGTCCGACCGCCGCCCGCGCGGTGCGCGAGTGGTCGCACGTACGGCTCTTCTCCACCTGGGCCGAGCTCGTCGACCCGGCCGCCGAGAAGCTCCTCGCCCCCACGGGATGGGTCAAGCCGGACAGCGCCTCCTACCCCACCGGCGGTGACTGGGCCGCCCAGTACCTCCGGCCCCTCGCCGACGTCCTGGGCGACCGGGTCCGCTACGGCTCCCACGTGACCGGTGTCTCCCGCACCGGCCGCGACCGGGTCGTCGACGCCGACCGCGCACAGCAGCCCTTCACCGTCCACATCACGCAGGCGGACGGCCGCGAGGAACGCCTGTCGGCACGCGCCGTGATCGACGCCTCCGGCACCTGGTCCACCCCCGCGCCCCTCGGCGGCGACGGCCTGCCCGCACTCGGCGAGCACACGGCCGCCGACCGTATCTCCTACCGCGTGCCCGACCTCAAGGACCCCGCCGTACGCGTCCGTTACGCGGGCAAGCGCACGGCCGTGATCGGCTCCGGCGCCTCCGCGTTCACCGCCCTCGTCTCCTTGGCCGAACTCGCCAAGGAGGTTCCCGGCACCCACGCGGTGTGGATCCTGCGGCGCGGTCTGAGCGGTTCCACCTTCGGGGGCGGCGCGGCCGACCAGCTCCCCGCCCGCGGCGCCCTGGGCCTGGCCGCCAAGGCCGCCGTCGACAACGGCACCGCCGACGCGGTCACCGGATTCCGTACCGCCGCCGTCGAACCGTCCGGTGACCGGCTCGTTCTCATCGGTGAGGACGGCCGCCGCCTGGACCCGGTCGACGAGGCCATCGGCCTCACCGGATTCCGCCCCGACCTCACCTTCGTCGGCGAACTGCGCCTCGCACTCGACGAACGCCTCCAGGCCCCGGTCGCCCTGGCCCCGCTGATCGACCCCAACGTCCACTCCTGCGGCACCGTCTACCCGCACGGCGTGAACGAGCTCTCCCACCCGGAACAGGACGTGTACCTGGTCGGCATGAAGTCCTACGGCCGCGCCCCGACCTTCCTCGCCATGACCGGCTACGAGCAGGTCCGCTCCATCGCCGCCGCCCTCGCCGGAGACCAGGAGGCCGCCGAGCGGGTCGAGCTGACGCTGCCCGAGACCGGCGTCTGCGGCGGTGCGGGCCTGTTCGACGAGCCCGAAGCCGCCGCGTCGGGCGGCTGTTGCGCGGCCCCCGCCACGTAG
- a CDS encoding arsenate reductase ArsC has product MPSAKPSVLFVCVHNAGRSQMAAAWLTHLAGDRVEVRSAGSSPGREVNPAAVEAMREVGIDISAETPKVLTADAVREADVCITMGCGDTCPVFPGKRYLDWQLEDPAGQGVEAVRPIRDAIKVLVEGLIAEIAPDGTD; this is encoded by the coding sequence ATGCCCTCCGCCAAGCCCTCCGTGCTCTTCGTCTGCGTCCACAACGCGGGCCGCTCCCAGATGGCCGCCGCCTGGCTGACCCACCTCGCCGGAGACCGCGTCGAGGTCCGCTCGGCGGGCTCCAGCCCGGGCAGGGAAGTCAACCCGGCCGCCGTCGAGGCCATGCGCGAGGTCGGCATCGACATCTCCGCCGAAACCCCGAAGGTCCTCACCGCCGACGCGGTCAGGGAGGCCGACGTCTGCATCACGATGGGCTGCGGCGACACCTGCCCCGTCTTCCCCGGCAAGCGGTACCTGGACTGGCAGCTGGAGGACCCGGCCGGACAGGGTGTCGAGGCCGTACGCCCCATCCGCGACGCGATCAAGGTGCTGGTCGAGGGCCTGATCGCGGAGATCGCGCCGGACGGGACTGACTGA
- a CDS encoding DUF4395 domain-containing protein gives MPDPASASHSTPGTPARIDPRGPRFAAGLTTLVLLLALATGSGALLVAQAVVFALGAVLGVRRSPYGWLYRRLVSPRIRPPQELEDARPPRFAQAVGLGFAAVGAAGYLSGATWLGITAGAAALAAAFLNAAFAYCLGCELYLLAVRGRARLGHG, from the coding sequence ATGCCCGACCCGGCCTCAGCCTCCCACTCCACTCCCGGCACCCCCGCCCGCATCGACCCGCGAGGGCCGCGCTTCGCCGCCGGGCTCACGACCCTCGTCCTTCTCCTGGCCCTGGCCACCGGCAGCGGCGCGCTGCTCGTGGCCCAGGCCGTCGTCTTCGCCCTCGGCGCCGTTCTGGGGGTGCGCCGTTCCCCGTACGGCTGGCTCTACCGGCGGCTGGTAAGCCCCCGGATCAGGCCGCCGCAAGAGCTGGAGGACGCGAGGCCGCCGCGGTTCGCGCAGGCGGTCGGGCTCGGCTTCGCGGCGGTCGGGGCAGCCGGTTATCTGTCCGGTGCCACCTGGCTCGGCATCACCGCGGGCGCGGCGGCGCTCGCGGCGGCCTTCCTGAACGCGGCCTTCGCCTACTGCCTGGGCTGCGAGCTGTATCTGCTCGCGGTCCGCGGCCGGGCCCGGCTCGGCCACGGGTGA
- a CDS encoding NAD-dependent epimerase/dehydratase family protein — translation MKVLLVGASGYIGSAVSSHLAAAGHQVVALVRTPGRSDVGHEQRVGDLTDPTSLSRAVTSDIDAVINLATPTGDASADAAATTALTDPLRGTGRAFVYASGVWVLGVTGPDAADESAPVNPLPIVGYRPSIERQVLDLAAHGVRATVIRPGVVHGNGGGIPALLVELARKHGHPTYVGDETVRWPMVHVEDLAELFVATVERAPAGSLWHGVAESAVLVRDLAAAAGAVAGVAGEAQPWPLEDARAELGTPFADALALDQTVSGDAARTSLGWLPRRAGAVADVRELS, via the coding sequence ATGAAGGTCCTCCTCGTCGGTGCCTCCGGCTACATCGGCTCCGCCGTCTCCTCGCACCTGGCCGCCGCCGGTCACCAAGTAGTCGCGCTGGTACGGACGCCCGGACGCTCGGACGTAGGACACGAGCAGCGCGTCGGAGATCTGACCGACCCCACCTCTCTCTCCCGCGCGGTGACCTCCGACATCGACGCCGTCATCAACCTCGCCACCCCTACCGGCGACGCCTCGGCGGACGCCGCTGCCACCACCGCACTCACCGATCCGCTGCGCGGCACCGGGCGCGCCTTCGTCTACGCGAGCGGCGTCTGGGTCCTGGGCGTCACCGGCCCGGACGCCGCCGACGAGAGCGCCCCGGTCAACCCCCTGCCGATCGTCGGATACCGCCCGTCCATCGAGCGCCAGGTCCTCGACCTCGCCGCCCACGGCGTACGGGCGACCGTGATCCGCCCCGGCGTCGTACACGGCAACGGTGGTGGCATACCGGCGCTGCTCGTCGAACTCGCCCGCAAGCACGGGCATCCGACGTATGTCGGCGACGAGACCGTGCGCTGGCCGATGGTGCACGTCGAGGACCTGGCCGAGCTGTTCGTCGCCACCGTCGAGAGGGCCCCCGCCGGAAGTCTGTGGCACGGTGTCGCCGAGTCCGCGGTGCTCGTACGCGACCTCGCGGCGGCAGCCGGTGCGGTGGCCGGGGTCGCCGGGGAAGCCCAGCCGTGGCCCCTGGAGGACGCCCGTGCGGAGCTCGGCACGCCGTTCGCCGACGCGCTCGCCCTCGACCAGACCGTCAGCGGGGATGCGGCGCGGACCAGCCTCGGCTGGCTGCCACGCCGCGCTGGAGCGGTCGCCGACGTGCGCGAACTCTCCTGA